In Synechococcus sp. A18-25c, a single window of DNA contains:
- the metG gene encoding methionine--tRNA ligase has translation MTYSLTTPLYYVNAKPHLGSTYTTIACDALARFQRLEGNSVVFITGVDEHGQKIQRTAESQHISPQDHCDLISSQYSQLWTEWGISNDRFVRTTSDRHLPLVQEFFRRCEAAGHIRTGHQEGWYCVDCEEFKDDPADAESPDCPIHRKPLEWRDEENLFFCLSQFQEQIESLIAQPGFIAPSSRKREVENFVAGGLRDFSISRVNVSWGLPVPGHPGHTFYVWFDALLGYLTALLDDGGPVDLERLASIGWPADVHVIGKDILRFHAVYWPAMLLSAGLPVPKRVFGHGFLTREGQKMGKSLGNVLDPEHLLQQCGTDAVRWYLLRDIQFGEDGDFQQQRFLDLVNNDLANTIGNLLNRTSSMSRKWFDESLPVDVDAVRSTHVLRDKAEQTAAVVRRSIQDLAFHKACEAVLQLAIDANGFLNEQAPWSRMKQPGQEQQVGEDLYAVLECARYVGILLQPIVPDLSARILSQLNLAPTQTAWIKALTWGQLTPGGSLPKPEPVMQRLELDAPL, from the coding sequence ATGACCTACAGCCTCACAACTCCGCTTTATTACGTCAATGCCAAGCCCCACCTTGGCAGCACTTACACCACGATCGCCTGCGATGCCCTGGCAAGGTTCCAGCGCTTGGAAGGGAACTCCGTAGTGTTCATCACCGGCGTGGATGAGCACGGTCAGAAGATTCAGCGCACGGCGGAATCGCAGCACATCAGCCCGCAGGACCACTGCGATCTGATTTCGAGCCAATATTCCCAATTATGGACGGAATGGGGCATTAGCAACGACCGGTTCGTGCGCACCACCAGCGACCGGCACCTGCCCTTGGTTCAGGAGTTCTTTCGCCGTTGTGAAGCGGCTGGCCACATCCGTACAGGTCACCAGGAAGGTTGGTATTGCGTTGATTGCGAAGAATTCAAGGACGATCCCGCCGATGCGGAATCACCGGATTGTCCGATTCATCGCAAACCCCTTGAGTGGCGCGATGAAGAGAATCTGTTCTTCTGCCTGTCCCAGTTTCAGGAACAGATCGAATCCTTGATCGCTCAACCAGGATTCATCGCTCCCAGCAGCCGCAAGCGCGAAGTGGAGAACTTCGTGGCCGGAGGCTTGCGCGACTTTTCGATCTCTCGGGTCAATGTGTCGTGGGGTCTTCCTGTACCGGGTCACCCAGGACATACCTTCTATGTGTGGTTCGATGCTCTGCTTGGGTATCTGACGGCGCTGCTTGACGACGGGGGACCCGTCGACCTTGAACGTTTGGCCTCAATCGGATGGCCAGCCGATGTGCATGTGATTGGAAAGGACATCCTTCGCTTTCACGCTGTGTATTGGCCAGCGATGTTGCTGTCGGCAGGTTTGCCCGTTCCTAAGAGAGTCTTCGGCCATGGCTTCCTCACCCGAGAAGGCCAGAAGATGGGCAAATCACTTGGAAATGTTCTTGACCCTGAACATCTCCTTCAGCAATGCGGGACGGACGCTGTGCGCTGGTATCTCTTGCGCGATATTCAATTTGGTGAAGACGGTGATTTCCAACAGCAACGCTTCCTGGACCTCGTCAACAATGATCTGGCCAACACCATCGGAAATCTGCTGAATCGAACCTCCTCCATGTCTCGGAAATGGTTCGATGAATCCCTTCCTGTGGATGTGGATGCTGTTCGCTCAACTCACGTGCTCCGTGACAAAGCCGAACAAACCGCAGCTGTTGTTCGCAGATCGATTCAGGATCTTGCATTCCACAAAGCGTGTGAGGCCGTGCTTCAACTGGCCATCGACGCCAACGGTTTTCTCAATGAACAGGCCCCGTGGAGCCGCATGAAACAACCTGGCCAGGAACAACAGGTCGGAGAGGACCTTTATGCCGTTCTCGAATGCGCCCGTTATGTCGGGATTCTTCTCCAACCCATCGTTCCCGATCTCAGCGCCAGGATCCTCAGCCAGCTGAACCTTGCCCCAACCCAAACGGCGTGGATCAAGGCTCTGACTTGGGGGCAGCTAACCCCTGGGGGTTCACTGCCGAAGCCTGAACCGGTGATGCAGCGTCTTGAACTTGACGCACCGCTGTGA
- the lptC gene encoding LPS export ABC transporter periplasmic protein LptC translates to MLAVITGLIGCADEGSGSTSEAPPFVFRSLKLNQKKPDGLMDWSLNSPEARYELSRQLVRARDPIALLYKDGKPSFRVQSDLALVVNDGEQILLEGDVRLQQLNGAKLLIQGDRLRWQPEQGLLLIEQRPRATDGTSRIGASEAQLQQRTNDLTLNGVVELERWNEDADASNPDTTLRTGPAQWNLDTGLLNAQGPVLGQRRDEEGTVLEQLQGQNLRGNTIQGDITVQAPVNVQIPREKGVLRAQDTTWNFREQTIRSEQPFEADLDEAQIAGGRFRADLNDTTVDVISDCRIEQPGEKLTADRCLWNWQSEEVLAEGNVQLLREANDQITRASRLEGRVGEEGLITFTAPGGKVESQVRFRSDEQDPSSGRRNQSAPVEF, encoded by the coding sequence ATGCTTGCGGTCATCACCGGGTTGATTGGATGTGCTGATGAAGGCTCTGGATCCACCAGCGAAGCACCTCCTTTCGTGTTTCGCTCACTCAAACTGAACCAGAAAAAGCCCGATGGCTTGATGGATTGGAGTCTCAATAGTCCAGAAGCTCGTTATGAACTCAGCCGACAACTGGTCCGAGCCCGAGACCCCATCGCCTTGCTCTACAAAGACGGCAAACCGTCATTCAGGGTGCAATCGGATCTGGCACTGGTTGTCAACGACGGTGAACAGATCTTGCTGGAAGGTGACGTCCGCCTGCAGCAATTGAACGGTGCGAAGTTATTAATTCAGGGAGACCGTCTGCGTTGGCAACCAGAGCAAGGACTGTTACTGATTGAGCAGCGCCCAAGGGCCACAGATGGCACCTCACGCATTGGTGCCAGTGAAGCGCAACTGCAGCAACGGACCAACGATCTCACGCTCAACGGTGTTGTCGAGCTGGAGCGTTGGAACGAGGACGCGGACGCGTCAAATCCAGACACGACGCTTCGAACCGGTCCAGCCCAGTGGAACCTCGACACGGGCCTGCTGAATGCTCAGGGGCCAGTGCTCGGACAGCGTCGCGATGAGGAAGGAACAGTTCTGGAACAACTGCAAGGTCAGAACCTACGGGGTAACACCATCCAAGGAGACATCACGGTGCAAGCACCGGTGAATGTTCAGATTCCACGCGAAAAGGGCGTGCTTCGCGCCCAAGACACCACTTGGAATTTCCGTGAACAGACCATCCGTAGCGAGCAACCGTTTGAGGCTGATTTGGATGAAGCGCAGATTGCTGGAGGGCGTTTCCGAGCCGATCTCAACGACACCACAGTTGACGTCATCTCGGATTGCAGGATTGAACAACCTGGCGAAAAGCTGACTGCAGATCGATGTCTGTGGAACTGGCAATCAGAAGAGGTTCTCGCAGAAGGCAATGTTCAACTCCTACGCGAAGCCAATGACCAAATCACACGGGCCAGCCGATTGGAAGGACGTGTGGGGGAAGAGGGTTTGATCACCTTCACCGCCCCGGGGGGCAAGGTGGAATCTCAGGTCAGGTTCCGGTCTGATGAACAGGATCCATCTTCAGGTCGTCGGAACCAATCCGCTCCAGTTGAGTTTTGA
- a CDS encoding FAD-dependent oxidoreductase → MAFNIDAVDVLVWGGGTGGVAAALQAARGGASTLLLTPGSWLGGMVSAAGVCCPDGNELTPWQTGLWGAFLRELERREPEGLDHNWVSCFGYRPTTAECVLQDWVHNESRLQWWPECSLKEVERQGARIQAVQVAVANQRQRIACEVVIDGSDRGDLLPLAGAAFRFGWEDQEQWDEPSAPSRQRLQSDPFFRNQPVQSPTWVVMGQLQGNPLAWPEPERNDDPSPARLPAPFKQACSAFGLTKTLTYGRLPTGLVMLNWPLHGNDWHQRLERAFGTDAQAEALLFNEMQQHSLHFAEALRDATDGRLSLGRAFPSDSGCPSPWLAPMPYWREGRRMVGLSTVIEQHLLPQDSDHLVGKPPMDDSGTLQAIAIGNYANDHHYPGEDWPLAPKSCRWGGRWTGTPFSIPYGALVSADIDNLLAADKAFSTSHMANGATRLQPLILNVGQAAGMAAALAVETATQPSALSVRALQMRLINDAHAPSAVVPLWDTPWHHTQWRQRQIRALDRHQLEPASLQTHRAGAIWQGWIHRDDQGGFRFEQKGQESIPLITLEPAVHDSLEQIDASRSVTLDGIRNPWGPWLRVTSVN, encoded by the coding sequence ATGGCCTTCAACATCGACGCAGTGGATGTGCTGGTTTGGGGTGGTGGAACCGGTGGTGTCGCCGCAGCCCTTCAGGCAGCGCGTGGAGGGGCGTCCACACTTCTGCTGACCCCTGGCTCCTGGTTGGGGGGGATGGTCAGTGCTGCTGGTGTGTGTTGTCCCGATGGAAATGAACTGACGCCCTGGCAGACAGGACTCTGGGGGGCATTTTTGCGGGAACTTGAACGCCGTGAACCAGAGGGTCTTGATCACAACTGGGTGAGTTGCTTCGGCTACCGACCGACAACCGCTGAGTGCGTTCTCCAGGATTGGGTTCATAACGAATCACGCCTGCAGTGGTGGCCGGAGTGTTCGTTGAAAGAGGTAGAGCGCCAGGGAGCACGAATTCAGGCTGTGCAGGTGGCTGTTGCGAACCAGCGCCAACGGATTGCTTGTGAGGTTGTGATTGACGGCAGCGATCGCGGTGATCTGCTGCCCTTGGCAGGCGCGGCCTTTCGCTTCGGCTGGGAGGATCAGGAGCAGTGGGATGAACCCAGCGCTCCATCGCGTCAGCGACTGCAGTCAGACCCTTTCTTCCGCAACCAGCCCGTTCAGTCGCCCACTTGGGTGGTGATGGGACAACTTCAGGGCAATCCGCTGGCATGGCCGGAACCAGAACGCAACGATGATCCATCGCCTGCGCGCTTGCCAGCTCCCTTTAAACAGGCCTGTTCAGCCTTTGGTCTGACCAAAACACTGACCTATGGACGTTTGCCTACAGGGTTGGTGATGCTGAATTGGCCCTTGCATGGCAATGACTGGCATCAGCGGCTTGAGCGTGCTTTTGGCACGGATGCACAAGCTGAGGCGCTGTTGTTCAACGAAATGCAGCAACACAGCCTTCACTTCGCTGAGGCTTTGCGAGATGCCACTGACGGTCGACTGTCATTGGGGCGCGCCTTCCCAAGCGATTCCGGTTGTCCCTCCCCTTGGTTGGCTCCAATGCCCTATTGGCGAGAGGGGCGGCGCATGGTGGGCCTGAGCACGGTGATCGAACAGCATCTGCTTCCGCAGGACAGCGATCACTTGGTTGGGAAGCCACCCATGGATGACTCGGGGACGTTGCAAGCCATTGCCATCGGCAATTACGCCAATGATCACCACTATCCCGGAGAAGACTGGCCATTGGCTCCCAAAAGTTGTCGATGGGGAGGTCGCTGGACTGGGACGCCCTTTTCCATCCCCTATGGCGCTCTGGTGAGTGCTGACATCGACAACCTTCTGGCTGCAGACAAGGCCTTCAGCACCAGCCACATGGCCAACGGTGCAACCCGATTACAACCCTTGATCTTGAATGTGGGTCAAGCGGCTGGCATGGCAGCGGCTCTCGCTGTGGAAACGGCAACTCAGCCCTCGGCGCTGTCTGTGCGTGCCCTGCAGATGCGCTTGATCAACGATGCTCATGCGCCTTCCGCTGTGGTTCCTCTCTGGGATACCCCATGGCATCACACGCAATGGCGACAGCGCCAGATTCGGGCGCTTGATCGCCATCAGCTCGAGCCGGCATCGCTTCAAACGCATCGCGCTGGCGCCATTTGGCAGGGGTGGATTCACCGTGATGATCAGGGTGGTTTCCGGTTTGAACAGAAGGGCCAAGAATCCATCCCTTTGATCACCCTTGAGCCTGCTGTTCATGACAGCCTTGAGCAGATCGATGCGTCGAGGTCAGTGACGCTTGATGGCATCCGCAACCCCTGGGGACCCTGGCTGCGCGTCACCAGTGTCAACTGA
- a CDS encoding cofactor assembly of complex C subunit B, with protein sequence MPGSARLCLFSGLLVLGLAVFNALSADTFPPALQRAEVLAGMAGVGLMLVAVLWTRAVPRNPEAVNLEGEQGLVIAEGLTDELRTELAWGSHQFLTATSAASFLVYWDDVVLIRRGLITDSTFQPGEICRRSKNRQELISLVKTALYPGRAEFDAVLPGLPAVMVQPLGERGWIVLGGWSERCFTRADERWLTGWAERLKTQLERIGSDDLKMDPVHQTGT encoded by the coding sequence ATGCCCGGCTCAGCACGCCTTTGTTTGTTCTCTGGCCTCCTGGTGCTGGGCTTGGCCGTGTTCAATGCGCTTTCTGCCGACACATTTCCGCCGGCGCTTCAAAGAGCCGAAGTGCTTGCGGGAATGGCAGGCGTGGGTCTGATGCTGGTCGCGGTGTTGTGGACCCGTGCTGTCCCTCGGAACCCCGAGGCTGTGAATCTTGAGGGTGAGCAGGGTCTAGTGATCGCAGAGGGTCTGACCGATGAATTGCGAACAGAACTCGCCTGGGGCAGTCATCAATTTCTGACAGCCACTTCAGCTGCATCCTTCCTTGTCTACTGGGACGATGTCGTGCTGATTCGACGGGGGCTGATCACCGACAGCACGTTTCAGCCCGGTGAGATCTGTCGCCGCAGCAAGAATCGTCAGGAATTGATTTCACTGGTGAAAACGGCGTTGTATCCAGGTCGCGCGGAATTTGATGCCGTTTTGCCTGGATTGCCTGCGGTGATGGTGCAACCCTTGGGAGAACGAGGCTGGATCGTGTTGGGCGGTTGGTCGGAACGATGCTTCACCCGTGCTGATGAGCGCTGGCTGACGGGTTGGGCTGAACGACTCAAAACTCAACTGGAGCGGATTGGTTCCGACGACCTGAAGATGGATCCTGTTCATCAGACCGGAACCTGA
- a CDS encoding ribonuclease catalytic domain-containing protein → MGVSDAKTAQLAVVVALQGSKRRLRVGFNAKEQVVPSRHVELIYPQLSGSDQPTRLGVSPWSFDLKNLNQANPTRREWGQLWVLLSESSETIDLAGFAELACGSDEPIQRAVCWLALKTEQDLFRWKQGMIQPRSSTEIRQRRLERRKQSLQAHRSRLWIDQLKSRQPLDFSALDAGHQRWVLDLQSVVATETEPEDLNDELLLALKSARVAPERHELRSLLIDLDQWDPHQLSAMNGTTWSHGFCDVIVEQVNQLMADHEGPRPGDDKRVDLTGQTCFTIDDAETRDIDDAVALERCDDGTKRLWIHIADPGRLIDDDSLLDQEARRRGSSLYLSRGILPMFPSELSTGPFSLLAGQRNPAWSTWVELDADGDIADYGIQRSWVKPRYRLTYEDADELIDFAPPEDADLAELHALLERRRRWRVSQGALLMDLPEGRIRCRDEALSVQITEPGPARSMVAEAMILAGAVAARFGLDHDLALPYRSQLPADLPSPAQLEDLPEGAVRFAAIKRCLSRGLMGTQPAAHFSLGLPAYAQATSPIRRYGDLVVQRQIAAVIDGLEPRSEEDLQELLEQFDGAIREGISIAREDQRHWQQVWFEQHHDQSWNADFLRWLRPQDRLGLIRIESLAMDVAAECPPGSNPGDALVVTVRQVDSQRDQLLLFAAEA, encoded by the coding sequence GTGGGCGTTAGCGACGCTAAAACCGCTCAACTTGCCGTCGTTGTTGCACTTCAAGGCAGCAAACGTCGTTTGAGAGTTGGCTTTAACGCCAAGGAACAAGTTGTTCCTTCTCGCCACGTTGAGCTCATTTACCCCCAGTTGAGTGGTTCGGATCAACCCACTCGCCTGGGGGTTTCTCCATGGTCTTTCGATCTCAAAAACCTCAACCAAGCCAATCCCACACGTCGCGAATGGGGCCAGTTATGGGTCTTGCTCTCGGAATCATCGGAGACGATTGATCTGGCTGGTTTCGCTGAGTTGGCTTGCGGTTCTGACGAGCCCATTCAGCGTGCTGTGTGCTGGCTCGCGCTGAAAACGGAGCAAGATCTGTTTCGTTGGAAACAGGGGATGATCCAGCCCCGGTCCTCCACCGAGATCAGGCAACGACGCCTGGAGCGGCGAAAACAGTCGCTTCAAGCCCACCGAAGCCGGCTTTGGATTGACCAACTGAAGTCTCGACAACCTTTGGATTTCAGCGCGCTAGATGCCGGCCATCAGCGGTGGGTGTTGGATCTTCAGAGCGTTGTGGCCACTGAAACTGAGCCCGAAGACTTAAATGATGAGCTGCTTCTGGCGCTGAAGTCAGCCCGAGTGGCGCCAGAGCGCCATGAACTCCGATCGCTGCTGATCGACCTCGATCAATGGGATCCACACCAGCTCTCAGCCATGAATGGCACCACCTGGAGCCACGGGTTCTGCGATGTGATCGTCGAGCAGGTCAACCAACTCATGGCCGACCATGAGGGGCCACGTCCTGGTGATGACAAACGGGTTGATCTGACTGGGCAGACCTGCTTCACGATTGATGATGCCGAGACACGCGACATTGATGATGCGGTCGCACTGGAACGTTGCGATGACGGCACCAAGAGGCTCTGGATTCATATTGCCGACCCTGGGCGGCTGATTGACGACGACTCACTGTTGGATCAAGAGGCTCGCCGACGCGGGAGCAGTCTTTATCTATCGAGGGGAATTCTTCCCATGTTTCCCTCGGAACTCTCCACAGGGCCCTTTAGCCTCCTTGCCGGTCAGCGCAATCCGGCCTGGAGCACTTGGGTTGAACTCGATGCCGATGGTGACATTGCCGATTACGGCATCCAAAGAAGCTGGGTAAAGCCGCGTTATCGACTCACCTATGAGGATGCGGACGAGTTAATCGATTTTGCTCCCCCTGAAGACGCTGATCTGGCGGAACTCCACGCCTTGCTGGAACGCCGTCGACGGTGGCGTGTGTCGCAGGGAGCCTTGCTGATGGATCTCCCGGAAGGACGCATTCGCTGCCGTGATGAGGCATTGAGCGTGCAGATCACCGAGCCTGGACCCGCGCGTTCCATGGTGGCGGAAGCAATGATCCTGGCGGGTGCTGTTGCGGCTCGATTCGGTCTTGATCACGATCTGGCTCTTCCTTACCGCAGTCAGCTGCCTGCCGATCTGCCTTCACCGGCCCAACTCGAGGATTTGCCCGAAGGAGCCGTGCGTTTTGCAGCGATCAAACGCTGTCTGAGCCGGGGACTGATGGGAACCCAACCTGCGGCCCATTTCAGCCTCGGGTTACCGGCTTATGCGCAGGCCACCTCGCCCATCCGCCGCTATGGCGATCTCGTGGTGCAACGGCAGATCGCAGCTGTGATCGATGGCCTGGAACCCCGTTCCGAAGAAGACTTGCAAGAGCTTCTGGAACAGTTCGATGGAGCGATTCGCGAAGGCATCTCCATTGCCAGGGAAGACCAGCGTCATTGGCAACAGGTTTGGTTTGAACAGCACCACGATCAGAGCTGGAACGCCGATTTTCTCCGCTGGTTGAGACCCCAGGATCGTCTCGGGCTCATCCGCATCGAGTCTCTGGCCATGGATGTGGCAGCCGAATGTCCACCTGGGTCCAACCCTGGAGACGCGCTGGTGGTGACGGTGCGTCAGGTTGACTCTCAGCGAGATCAACTCCTGCTTTTCGCCGCAGAAGCTTGA